The following proteins come from a genomic window of Pseudomonas syringae:
- a CDS encoding methionine ABC transporter ATP-binding protein, producing MIEFHNVHKTYRVAGREIPALHPTSLRVDDGQVFGIIGHSGAGKSTLLRLINRLETPSGGQIVVDGEDVTALDATGLRRFRQQVGMIFQHFNLLASKTVADNVAMPLTLAGDMSRQQIDQRVAELLARVGLSDHARKYPSQLSGGQKQRVGIARALATKPKILLCDEATSALDPQTTASVLQLLAEINRELNLTIVLITHEMDVIRRVCDRVAVMDAGVIVEQGNVADVFLHPKHATTKRFVQEDDQIDENEQRDDFSHVQGRIVRLTFQGEATYAPLLGTVARETGVDYSILAGRIDRIKDTPYGQLTLAITGGDMEAAFAHFTAADVHMEVLR from the coding sequence GTGATCGAGTTCCATAACGTCCACAAAACCTATCGGGTGGCAGGCCGGGAAATACCGGCATTGCACCCTACAAGCCTGCGCGTCGACGATGGCCAGGTGTTCGGCATCATCGGCCATTCCGGTGCTGGCAAAAGCACGCTGCTGCGGCTGATCAACCGTCTCGAAACCCCTAGCGGCGGACAGATCGTGGTCGACGGTGAAGATGTCACGGCGCTTGACGCTACTGGCTTGCGGCGCTTTCGCCAGCAGGTCGGGATGATCTTCCAGCATTTCAATCTGCTCGCTTCCAAAACCGTTGCCGACAACGTGGCCATGCCGCTGACTCTGGCGGGCGACATGTCGCGCCAGCAGATCGATCAGCGCGTTGCCGAGTTGCTGGCACGGGTCGGGCTTTCCGATCACGCCAGAAAGTACCCGTCGCAATTGTCTGGCGGGCAAAAGCAGCGCGTCGGCATTGCCCGCGCCCTTGCGACCAAACCGAAAATCCTGCTGTGCGATGAAGCCACCAGCGCGCTGGACCCGCAGACCACTGCGTCGGTCCTGCAATTGCTGGCCGAGATCAACCGCGAGCTGAACCTGACCATCGTCCTCATCACTCACGAGATGGACGTGATCCGTCGCGTGTGTGATCGGGTGGCGGTCATGGATGCCGGTGTGATCGTCGAGCAGGGCAATGTCGCCGACGTGTTCCTGCATCCGAAGCACGCCACCACCAAGCGCTTTGTGCAGGAAGACGACCAGATCGATGAAAACGAGCAGCGTGATGATTTTTCCCATGTGCAGGGCCGTATCGTGCGTCTGACCTTTCAGGGCGAGGCAACCTACGCGCCGCTGCTGGGCACCGTGGCCCGGGAAACCGGTGTCGACTACAGCATCCTTGCGGGTCGCATTGACCGCATCAAGGACACGCCATACGGGCAACTGACGCTGGCGATCACCGGCGGTGACATGGAAGCGGCCTTTGCTCATTTCACCGCCGCCGATGTTCATATGGAGGTGCTGCGCTGA
- the katE gene encoding catalase HPII — MASEKKPPIANTPKSEMAGTDTLDRGNTNAKLDSLEQFRSDATSQALRTNHGVKISDNQNTLKVGSRGPSLLEDFIMREKITHFDHERIPERIVHARGTAAHGYFQTYEDQGALSKAGFLRDPGKKTPVFVRFSTVQGPRGSGDTVRDVRGFAVKFYTDEGNFDLVGNNMPIFFIQDAIKFPDFVHAVKPEPHNEIPTGGSAHDTFWDFVSLVPESAHMVLWTMSDRAIPKSLRTMQGFGIHTFRLINTEGKSTFVKFHWKPKFGVCSLVWDEAQKLAGKDTDFHRRDLWESIEMGDYPEWELGVQIVAEEDEHKFDFDLLDPTKIIPEELVPVTPLGKMVLNRNPDNYFAETEQVAFCPGHIVPGIDFSNDPLLQGRLFSYTDTQISRLGGPNFHEIPINRPIAPNHNGQRDAQHRTTIDKGRASYEPNSIDGGWPKETPAAAVDGGFETYPERVEAHKVRERSESFGDHFSQATLFFQSMSHHEKEHIIAAYSFELGKVEREYIRARQVNEILANIDLELASRVAANLGLPAPTAGTVPVRETSVKESPALSQVNLLSGDIVSRKVAILVANGVDGKAVEAMKAALTAKGAHAKVLGPTSAPVKTADGKSLPVDASAEGLPSVAFDAVFVPGGADSVKALSTDGVALHFILEAYKHLKAISVAGEAKDLLSLLRLEEDAGLLVVSDSKSFEAFFDAMAQHRVWDREVKAKAIPA, encoded by the coding sequence ATGGCTAGCGAGAAAAAACCACCGATTGCCAACACACCGAAAAGCGAAATGGCAGGCACTGACACGCTTGATCGGGGCAATACCAACGCCAAGCTGGACAGCCTTGAGCAGTTCCGCTCGGATGCCACCAGCCAGGCACTGCGCACCAACCACGGCGTCAAGATTTCCGACAACCAGAACACCCTGAAAGTCGGTAGCCGCGGCCCGTCGTTGCTCGAAGACTTCATCATGCGTGAAAAGATCACGCACTTTGACCATGAGCGCATTCCAGAGCGTATCGTCCACGCTCGCGGCACCGCAGCACACGGTTATTTCCAGACTTATGAAGACCAGGGCGCGCTGAGTAAAGCAGGCTTCCTGCGTGATCCAGGCAAGAAAACCCCGGTTTTCGTGCGTTTTTCGACCGTTCAGGGCCCACGCGGCTCGGGCGACACCGTGCGTGACGTGCGTGGTTTTGCGGTCAAGTTCTACACCGACGAAGGCAACTTCGACCTGGTGGGCAACAACATGCCGATCTTCTTCATTCAGGATGCCATCAAGTTTCCTGACTTCGTGCACGCAGTGAAGCCTGAACCGCACAACGAAATCCCTACCGGCGGCTCGGCTCACGACACGTTCTGGGACTTCGTCTCGCTGGTACCTGAATCCGCGCACATGGTGCTGTGGACCATGTCCGACCGTGCAATCCCGAAAAGCCTGCGCACCATGCAGGGCTTCGGTATCCACACGTTCCGCCTGATCAACACCGAAGGCAAATCCACGTTCGTCAAATTCCACTGGAAGCCCAAGTTCGGCGTGTGCTCGCTGGTCTGGGACGAAGCGCAGAAGCTGGCCGGCAAGGACACCGATTTCCACCGCCGTGACCTGTGGGAGTCCATCGAGATGGGCGACTACCCGGAATGGGAACTGGGCGTGCAGATCGTCGCCGAGGAAGACGAGCACAAGTTCGACTTCGACCTGCTCGATCCGACCAAGATCATCCCGGAAGAGCTGGTGCCGGTTACGCCATTGGGCAAGATGGTGCTGAACCGCAACCCGGACAATTACTTCGCCGAGACTGAGCAGGTTGCTTTCTGCCCTGGCCATATCGTGCCGGGTATCGACTTCTCCAACGATCCGCTGCTGCAAGGTCGTCTGTTTTCCTACACCGACACGCAGATCAGCCGCCTCGGTGGTCCGAACTTCCACGAGATCCCGATCAACCGTCCGATTGCGCCGAACCACAATGGTCAGCGCGACGCACAGCATCGCACCACCATCGACAAGGGCCGCGCTTCCTACGAGCCGAACTCGATTGATGGCGGCTGGCCGAAAGAAACGCCGGCCGCTGCGGTAGACGGCGGTTTCGAGACTTACCCTGAGCGCGTCGAAGCGCACAAGGTTCGTGAGCGCAGCGAGTCGTTCGGCGATCACTTCTCCCAGGCGACTCTGTTCTTCCAGAGCATGAGCCATCACGAGAAAGAGCACATCATCGCGGCTTACAGCTTCGAGTTGGGCAAGGTCGAGCGCGAGTACATCCGTGCCCGTCAGGTCAACGAGATTCTGGCCAACATCGATCTGGAACTGGCCAGCCGTGTGGCTGCCAATCTGGGTCTGCCGGCACCGACCGCAGGCACCGTGCCGGTGCGTGAGACGTCGGTAAAAGAATCGCCGGCGCTGAGCCAGGTCAACCTGCTGTCGGGTGACATCGTTTCGCGCAAAGTCGCCATTCTTGTGGCCAATGGCGTTGACGGCAAAGCGGTCGAAGCCATGAAAGCTGCTCTGACGGCCAAAGGCGCACACGCTAAAGTGCTCGGCCCGACGTCTGCACCGGTCAAAACGGCCGATGGCAAAAGCCTGCCGGTAGATGCTTCAGCTGAAGGCTTGCCTTCGGTGGCGTTCGACGCGGTATTCGTGCCGGGCGGCGCGGATTCGGTGAAAGCGTTGAGCACTGATGGCGTGGCGTTGCACTTCATCTTGGAAGCCTACAAGCACCTCAAGGCCATCTCCGTTGCCGGGGAAGCCAAAGACTTGCTGAGCTTGCTGCGCCTTGAAGAAGACGCCGGGCTGCTGGTGGTGTCCGACAGCAAATCGTTCGAAGCCTTCTTCGACGCGATGGCACAACACCGTGTCTGGGACCGCGAAGTGAAAGCCAAAGCTATTCCGGCTTGA
- a CDS encoding PA5502 family lipoprotein: MKPFAPRYLLLVAFSILLGACQSAPTVETPASEAKPDAFAQLEQNIAGNELATAEDQLATLQAANADDARLEPLQRRLAEAYLSRSQISLQKGDMNAAASALSRARALMPKAPALTSGVNGAIAHARKAELEKAEAELREAEARRVARLVDPSAPSTTIDLKIGDMPALRRQLDDIAADTVAFNCDVLLVVPRTEDYPWLATLLTKRVIKANPDFELQLRREIERNEKAHIILTPAKS, translated from the coding sequence ATGAAGCCGTTCGCCCCACGCTATCTGCTGCTTGTCGCATTTTCCATCCTGTTGGGTGCCTGTCAGAGTGCGCCAACGGTCGAGACGCCTGCGTCCGAGGCTAAGCCTGATGCCTTCGCGCAGCTCGAACAGAACATCGCTGGCAATGAACTGGCAACCGCCGAGGATCAATTGGCGACGCTGCAGGCGGCGAATGCCGACGACGCCCGGCTTGAGCCTCTCCAGCGTCGTCTGGCAGAAGCCTACCTGAGCCGCAGCCAGATCAGCCTGCAGAAGGGCGACATGAACGCCGCTGCCAGCGCATTGAGTCGCGCTCGCGCACTGATGCCCAAGGCGCCTGCGCTGACCAGCGGCGTCAATGGTGCGATTGCCCATGCGCGCAAGGCAGAACTGGAAAAAGCCGAAGCGGAGTTGAGAGAGGCTGAAGCGAGAAGGGTGGCCAGACTGGTTGATCCGTCAGCACCGAGTACCACTATCGACCTGAAAATCGGTGATATGCCTGCACTGCGTCGTCAACTGGATGACATTGCAGCGGATACCGTAGCGTTCAACTGTGACGTGCTGCTGGTGGTGCCACGCACCGAAGATTACCCATGGCTGGCTACCTTGCTGACCAAGCGGGTAATCAAGGCCAATCCGGATTTTGAATTGCAATTGCGTCGCGAAATCGAGCGCAATGAAAAAGCCCACATCATCCTGACGCCCGCCAAGTCCTGA
- the znuB gene encoding zinc ABC transporter permease subunit ZnuB, whose product MADFLLYALLAGVALALVAGPLGSFVVWRRMAYFGDTLSHAALLGVALGFLLDVSPTIAVTCGCLLLAVLLVTLQQRQPLASDTLLGILAPSTLSLGLVVLSFMHEVRIDLMAYLFGDLLAISPADLAWILGGSALVLVTIVALWRPLLAMTVHEELARVEGLPVAALRMALMLLIAVVIAVAMKIVGVLLITSLLIIPAAAAQRHARSPEQMAVGASLLGVTAVCIGLSLSWFKDTPAGPSIVVSAAALFLLSFVLPRRAV is encoded by the coding sequence ATGGCTGATTTTCTACTGTATGCCTTGCTGGCAGGCGTTGCGCTGGCCTTGGTGGCCGGTCCGCTTGGGTCCTTTGTGGTCTGGCGCCGCATGGCGTATTTCGGCGACACACTGTCCCATGCCGCGCTGCTCGGCGTGGCACTGGGCTTTTTGCTGGATGTCAGCCCGACCATTGCCGTGACCTGCGGCTGCCTGCTGCTGGCGGTGCTGCTGGTTACTCTGCAACAGCGTCAGCCACTGGCTTCGGACACGCTGCTGGGGATTCTGGCACCGAGCACACTGTCGCTCGGGCTGGTCGTGCTCAGCTTCATGCACGAAGTGCGAATCGACCTGATGGCTTACCTGTTCGGTGATCTGCTGGCGATCAGCCCGGCCGATCTGGCGTGGATTCTTGGCGGCAGCGCGCTGGTGCTGGTGACCATCGTTGCGCTGTGGCGGCCGCTGCTGGCCATGACCGTGCATGAGGAGCTGGCCCGCGTTGAAGGCCTGCCGGTTGCTGCACTGCGCATGGCGCTGATGCTGCTGATCGCGGTCGTGATCGCGGTGGCGATGAAAATCGTTGGTGTTTTGCTGATTACATCGCTGTTGATCATTCCGGCTGCTGCGGCACAGCGTCACGCCCGTTCGCCGGAGCAGATGGCGGTCGGCGCAAGCCTGCTGGGCGTGACTGCAGTGTGTATCGGGCTATCATTGTCATGGTTCAAGGACACACCGGCCGGACCGTCTATAGTGGTATCCGCTGCGGCGTTGTTCTTGCTCAGCTTTGTTCTACCCAGGCGAGCGGTGTAG
- the znuC gene encoding zinc ABC transporter ATP-binding protein ZnuC, which yields MTDALIRLEQVAVTLSGQSVLDNIQLSVRPGEIVTLIGPNGAGKTTLVRAVLGLLKPDSGTVWRKPRLRVGYMPQKLHVDQTLPLSVLRFLRLVPGVDRAAAQSALEEVGAEKVIDSPLQGISGGEMQRVLLARALLRKPELLVLDEPVQGVDVAGQAELYSLITRLRDRHQCGVLMVSHDLHLVMSTTDQVVCLNRHVCCSGHPEQVSHDPAFVELFGKNAQSLAIYHHNHDHAHDLHGAVVNDAPAAPHTHVHGDSCKHG from the coding sequence ATGACGGATGCATTGATACGTCTGGAGCAGGTTGCCGTCACGCTGTCCGGGCAAAGTGTGCTCGACAACATCCAGCTCAGCGTCCGTCCCGGCGAGATCGTCACGCTGATCGGCCCCAATGGCGCAGGCAAGACCACCCTGGTGCGTGCGGTGCTGGGGCTGCTCAAACCTGATTCAGGCACGGTGTGGCGCAAACCCAGGTTGCGCGTCGGCTACATGCCGCAAAAACTGCATGTAGACCAGACCTTGCCGTTGTCGGTGCTGCGCTTTCTGCGTCTGGTGCCGGGCGTAGACCGTGCCGCTGCGCAATCCGCGCTTGAAGAAGTCGGTGCTGAAAAAGTCATCGACAGCCCTTTGCAGGGTATTTCCGGTGGCGAAATGCAGCGCGTTCTGCTGGCCCGCGCCTTGTTGCGCAAGCCTGAGCTGCTGGTGCTCGACGAGCCGGTGCAGGGCGTCGACGTGGCCGGGCAGGCTGAGTTGTATAGCCTGATCACGCGTTTGCGCGACCGTCATCAGTGCGGCGTATTGATGGTCTCCCATGATCTGCATCTGGTGATGAGCACCACCGATCAGGTGGTGTGCCTGAATCGCCATGTCTGCTGCTCCGGCCACCCCGAGCAGGTCAGCCACGATCCGGCATTCGTCGAACTGTTCGGCAAGAATGCGCAGAGTCTGGCGATCTATCACCATAATCATGACCATGCCCACGATCTGCACGGCGCCGTGGTGAATGATGCGCCGGCTGCCCCTCACACTCACGTTCACGGAGACAGCTGCAAGCATGGCTGA
- a CDS encoding Fur family transcriptional regulator: MPNTPLASRPHDHSHCVHSALAEADALCTKQGLRLTTLRRRVLELVWQSHKPLGAYDILAVLSEEDGRRAAPPTVYRALDFLLENGLVHRIASLNAFTGCNHPTHAHQGQFLICRVCHAAIELQHPAISTSVVNAAAGVGFAVEGQTVEIVGVCAGCKAA, translated from the coding sequence ATGCCCAATACTCCCCTGGCCAGTCGCCCCCATGATCACTCTCACTGCGTGCATTCGGCCCTCGCCGAAGCTGATGCGCTGTGCACAAAACAGGGGCTGCGCCTGACCACATTGCGCCGCCGTGTGCTGGAACTGGTCTGGCAAAGCCACAAACCGCTGGGCGCCTACGACATTCTGGCGGTGCTCAGTGAAGAGGACGGCCGCCGCGCTGCGCCGCCAACCGTCTACCGTGCGCTGGATTTCCTGCTGGAAAACGGCCTGGTCCACCGGATCGCCTCGCTTAACGCCTTCACTGGCTGCAATCACCCGACCCACGCGCACCAGGGCCAGTTTCTGATCTGCCGTGTGTGTCACGCCGCTATCGAGTTGCAACATCCGGCCATCAGCACGTCTGTGGTCAATGCTGCCGCCGGAGTCGGTTTTGCGGTTGAAGGCCAGACCGTCGAGATCGTCGGCGTGTGCGCTGGCTGCAAGGCCGCCTGA
- the znuA gene encoding zinc ABC transporter substrate-binding protein ZnuA, with the protein MRRLFNLVAVLWISLLFIAPAQAEVNVLTSIKPLQLIAAAVQDGVGKPEVLLPPGASPHNYALRPSDVRRVREVELLYWIGPDMETFLPRVLQGRTLPAVAVQSLPGMHLRHFGEDNASHDDHGHDDDADEHDHNHQPGSLDSHLWLSTVNARVIAAKMAADLSAADPANATRYASNADAFSKRLDALDARIKGRVSAVAGKPFFVFHEAFDYFEEAYGLKHAGVFAIAAEIQPGAQHVAAMRERLKAAGKTCVFSEPPLRPRLADTLSAGLPVKLAELDALGGYIPPTAQGYEQVLQKLADDLTGCLSSI; encoded by the coding sequence GTGCGCCGTCTTTTCAATCTTGTTGCTGTTCTGTGGATCAGTCTGTTGTTCATCGCCCCGGCTCAGGCCGAGGTCAATGTGTTGACCAGTATCAAGCCATTGCAGCTGATTGCGGCGGCTGTACAGGATGGCGTGGGTAAGCCCGAAGTGCTTTTGCCGCCCGGCGCATCACCGCATAACTATGCCCTGCGCCCATCCGACGTGCGGCGTGTGCGGGAAGTAGAACTGCTCTACTGGATCGGCCCGGACATGGAAACGTTCCTGCCGCGTGTCCTGCAAGGCCGCACGCTGCCGGCGGTTGCCGTGCAATCCCTGCCCGGCATGCACTTGCGCCACTTCGGTGAAGACAACGCCTCCCATGATGACCACGGTCATGACGACGATGCAGACGAACATGATCACAATCATCAGCCTGGCAGCCTGGACTCGCATCTGTGGCTGTCGACCGTCAACGCGCGCGTAATTGCAGCGAAAATGGCGGCGGACCTGAGCGCTGCGGACCCGGCCAATGCGACTCGCTACGCCAGTAACGCCGACGCGTTCAGCAAGCGTCTGGATGCTCTGGACGCCCGAATCAAGGGTCGTGTCAGCGCTGTTGCAGGCAAGCCTTTCTTCGTGTTCCACGAGGCGTTTGATTATTTCGAAGAGGCTTACGGGCTCAAGCACGCGGGTGTATTCGCCATCGCCGCCGAGATCCAGCCCGGCGCGCAGCACGTGGCCGCCATGCGCGAGCGCCTGAAAGCGGCGGGCAAAACCTGCGTATTCAGCGAGCCACCTTTGCGCCCGCGCCTGGCAGACACCCTGAGCGCCGGGCTGCCGGTCAAACTGGCCGAACTGGACGCGCTGGGTGGTTACATTCCGCCAACCGCGCAAGGTTACGAGCAGGTGTTACAGAAACTGGCTGATGATTTGACGGGTTGCCTGAGCAGTATTTGA
- a CDS encoding homoserine kinase produces MSVFTPLARPELETFLAPYGLGRLLDFQGIAAGSENTNYFISLERGEFVLTLVERGPVQEMPFFIELLDVLHEADLPVPYALRTTDGQALRELAGKPALLQPRLPGKHISEPNTQHCVQIGELLANLHLATREQIVERKTDRGLDWMLSEGRSFLSHLGETQRALLAKSLQEIEDLKPQIMALPRANLHADLFRDNVLFEGTHLTGLIDFYNACSGPMLYDLAIALNDWCSREDGRLDAVRARALLGAYAGLRPFTAAESKLWDTMLRIACVRFWLSRLIAAETFAGQDVLIHDPVEFEQRLAERQEAHIALPFAL; encoded by the coding sequence ATGTCCGTTTTTACCCCGCTGGCTCGGCCCGAGCTGGAAACATTTCTCGCCCCTTACGGGCTCGGCCGTCTGCTTGACTTTCAGGGCATTGCCGCTGGCAGTGAAAACACCAATTACTTCATCAGCCTGGAGCGGGGCGAGTTCGTCCTGACTCTGGTAGAGCGCGGTCCGGTTCAGGAAATGCCGTTCTTCATCGAGCTGCTTGATGTGCTGCACGAGGCCGATCTTCCGGTGCCTTACGCACTGCGCACTACCGACGGTCAGGCGCTGCGCGAGCTGGCGGGCAAGCCGGCGCTTCTGCAGCCACGTCTGCCGGGCAAGCACATCAGTGAGCCGAATACCCAACATTGCGTACAGATCGGTGAGTTGCTGGCCAATCTGCACCTGGCAACGCGCGAGCAGATAGTGGAGCGCAAGACCGATCGCGGGCTGGACTGGATGTTGAGCGAGGGGCGGAGTTTTCTGTCGCACCTGGGCGAGACTCAGCGGGCATTGCTTGCAAAAAGCCTTCAGGAAATCGAAGACCTCAAGCCGCAGATCATGGCGTTGCCGCGTGCCAACCTGCACGCCGACCTGTTTCGCGACAACGTGCTGTTTGAAGGCACGCACCTGACCGGGTTGATCGACTTTTACAATGCCTGCTCCGGCCCGATGCTGTACGACCTGGCGATTGCCCTCAACGACTGGTGCTCTCGCGAAGACGGCCGGCTCGACGCCGTCCGCGCCCGCGCCTTGCTGGGCGCTTATGCAGGCCTGCGCCCGTTCACGGCTGCGGAATCGAAACTCTGGGACACTATGCTGCGCATTGCCTGCGTACGTTTCTGGCTGTCACGCCTGATCGCCGCCGAAACCTTTGCCGGGCAAGACGTGCTGATTCACGATCCTGTGGAGTTCGAACAGCGCCTGGCCGAGCGCCAGGAAGCGCACATCGCACTGCCGTTTGCGCTCTGA
- a CDS encoding DUF2782 domain-containing protein: protein MRKVNRLLLTGLLALCPLLAVAAEDSPSAAPDVTIRTDGDRTIQEYRQNGFLYAVKITPKHGKPYFLVRADGTSPNFIRSDQPDMLIPQWEIFSW, encoded by the coding sequence ATGCGCAAGGTAAATCGACTCTTATTGACCGGCCTGTTGGCGCTTTGCCCTTTGCTCGCGGTTGCAGCAGAGGACTCACCTTCGGCGGCGCCGGACGTTACTATTCGCACCGATGGCGACAGAACCATTCAGGAATACCGTCAGAACGGTTTTCTGTATGCGGTAAAAATCACCCCGAAACACGGCAAGCCCTATTTTCTGGTGCGCGCCGATGGTACAAGCCCCAACTTCATCCGTTCGGATCAACCGGACATGCTGATCCCGCAGTGGGAAATATTCAGCTGGTAG